The following proteins are co-located in the Mesorhizobium australicum WSM2073 genome:
- a CDS encoding ThuA domain-containing protein, with amino-acid sequence MPVRAVVWGENVHEQTNAAVRDLYPLGMHGTIAAALNQDKGVEATTATLQEPEHGLSETRLAATDVLLWWGHAAHGEVKDEIVERVQKRVWEGMGLIVLHSGHYSKIFKRLMGTPCSLKWREAGERERVWAINRGHPIAQGIGECLEIGETEMYGEPFAVPEPLETVFVSWYQGGEVFRSGLTYQRGAGKIFYFSPGHETYPIYHNEGVQQVLRNAVHWAHNPAPAWSGITNAPNVSTDKAKEKIVQKGLRLHADGDRGLS; translated from the coding sequence ATGCCTGTTAGAGCCGTTGTCTGGGGTGAAAACGTCCATGAACAGACCAATGCTGCCGTGCGCGACCTCTATCCGCTGGGTATGCATGGCACCATTGCCGCCGCACTCAACCAGGACAAGGGCGTCGAAGCGACCACCGCCACCTTGCAGGAACCCGAGCATGGCCTGAGCGAGACGCGCCTGGCCGCCACCGACGTGCTTTTATGGTGGGGCCATGCCGCCCACGGCGAGGTCAAGGACGAGATCGTCGAGCGCGTGCAGAAGCGGGTCTGGGAAGGCATGGGGTTGATCGTGCTCCATTCCGGCCACTACTCGAAGATCTTCAAGCGGCTGATGGGCACGCCCTGTTCGCTGAAATGGCGCGAGGCGGGCGAGCGCGAGCGTGTCTGGGCGATCAACCGCGGCCACCCGATCGCGCAAGGCATCGGCGAATGCCTGGAGATCGGCGAGACGGAAATGTATGGCGAGCCGTTCGCGGTGCCGGAGCCGCTGGAGACGGTATTTGTCTCCTGGTACCAAGGCGGCGAGGTGTTCCGATCGGGGCTGACCTATCAGCGCGGGGCGGGAAAAATCTTCTACTTCTCGCCGGGCCATGAGACCTATCCGATCTATCACAATGAAGGCGTTCAGCAGGTGCTGCGCAACGCCGTGCATTGGGCGCACAACCCGGCCCCGGCCTGGTCCGGCATCACCAATGCGCCAAACGTGTCGACGGACAAGGCCAAGGAGAAGATCGTCCAGAAAGGCCTGCGCCTGCATGCGGACGGTGACAGGGGACTGAGCTGA